The proteins below come from a single Caulobacter segnis ATCC 21756 genomic window:
- a CDS encoding DUF4126 family protein, which translates to MALYVFALLIGVIAGLRAMTAPAAVSWAARLGWLPLAGWPLAWLGGLTAVLIFTVLAALELVSDQLPQTPSRKVPIQFGTRIAAGAFSGAALMMPSGHWLRGAVIGAVGAVIGTLGGAEVRGRLAARFGADRPAALIEDAIAIGGAFAIVALAR; encoded by the coding sequence ATGGCGCTCTACGTTTTCGCTCTCCTGATTGGTGTTATCGCCGGGCTGCGGGCCATGACGGCGCCGGCCGCCGTGTCCTGGGCCGCAAGGTTGGGTTGGCTGCCTCTCGCGGGGTGGCCCCTGGCCTGGCTGGGCGGTCTGACCGCCGTGCTGATTTTCACCGTCCTGGCGGCGCTGGAACTGGTCAGCGACCAGCTCCCGCAGACGCCTAGCCGCAAGGTTCCCATCCAGTTTGGGACCCGGATCGCCGCCGGCGCCTTCAGCGGCGCGGCCTTGATGATGCCGAGCGGCCATTGGCTGCGCGGCGCTGTCATCGGCGCCGTCGGCGCGGTGATCGGCACCTTGGGCGGCGCGGAGGTCCGGGGACGCCTGGCGGCGCGGTTCGGCGCCGATCGTCCCGCCGCTTTGATAGAAGACGCCATCGCCATCGGCGGCGCGTTCGCGATCGTGGCGTTGGCCCGGTGA